ATTTAACTTTGTAAGGTGGGAAGAGATCTTATCCATTAATACAGTTTGTAAAGCTTTAGTCGCTTCATCGAAATCATTATACTGTTCAAAGACCTCTTTTCCAGTATGAACGAAAATAGGTAGCCAATGTTCCAGTTGGTTATATACTTCTGTAACATTGGAAGATGCACCGTAATGACCGAAATAAATAGTATCTACATTCATACTTTGAATGTGATTTTTAGAAGCAATCATCGCATCTGGTTGGAATTGGGAAGGGGACGTTGATGGTAAATATAGTTCTACACCAAGGTCTGCGAGTTCTCTATAATAAATTCCAATTGTATCGCCAGTAAAAATGCCGTTTGTTAATGAATCGTGAATGCTAATATGGTGCTTTGCATGTCCCGGTGTATCGTAAAATGTAAGTGTACGGTCTTCTGCAATTTTTAATGTATCACCATGTTGTACAATACGAACACGTTCCTCTTCTATAGGAAGAATTGGATCAAATAGTTTATCGAAATCTTCTTTGTACACAGCTTTTGCGCCTAAAATGAGTTTTGTTGGATCAATCATATGACGAGCACCGCGAGAATGCACATATAAAGTAGCATTTGGACACTTTTCCATCATTAAACCAGCTGCACCGGCGTGATCTAAATGAACGTGTGTAACGATAATGTTTTTTACATCGTTTAAATTAATATGTAATTGTTGTAAGCCGTCTAAAATATACGGAAGAGAAGGGGCTGCACAAGTTTCAATTAAAGTAATATCCTCACCTAATAAAACGTACGTACCAGTTCGTTCATTATGTTGTAAATCGAAATCATCAATAAGATATAGGTGAGAAGATAATTGCTCTACTTTTTTCATATTTACCACTCCTTAGTTACTGCATGTTTCTATTATACGCTAAAAATACAAAAAGGCAGAAAACGAAAGTTTCGTCTTCTCCCTTTTTGTCATGTTATTATTGCCTTTGTTGTTTATTAATAGACATAACGAACAGTCCAACAATACCACCAACGATTGGAAGCATAATTTCTCCTGCTAAATTAAAGTAGGAGCTTAAAAATAAACCATTAACATCGATTACCCAACCAATAACATACAATAACATCATATATAGTACGAAATAAAACTCGCGATTTGAAATCGTTTCATGTTGTGCAGTTTTCATAATGAACACCATCCTTTTCTTTTATAATGGAATATAAACTGTCACATTTTGTTCACAATTCAATTGTAAAACTTTCCAACATAAAAGTCTAGTAGTTTGTGTCGAATTTTTGAACATAAATAAAGCGCTGTCATTTATGGGTTTAAGTACGTAATAAGAGCTGTATATTAACGAATGTAGTATAGTATAAACATAGAATGATAGTGAAGATAGGGGGAAGAACAATGACAGTTTATAATTTTACAGCTAAAACGATAACAGGAGAAGATAAACCCTTAAAAGATTACGAAGGAAAAGCACTTCTTATTGTAAATGTAGCTAGTAAGTGTGGTTTTACACCGCAATATAAAGGTTTACAAGAAGTATATGATAAATATAAAGACCAAGGACTAGAAATACTCGGTTTCCCTTGTAACCAATTCGGAGGACAAGAACCGGGTACAGAAGCGGATATTACTAGTTTTTGTGAATTAAACTACGGTGTGAATTTCCCGATGTTTGCAAAAATCGATGTAAAAGGTGACAAGGCTCATCCTCTATATACATACATGACAGAACAATTGCCAGGTTTACTCGGTATGAAAGCAGTAAAATGGAACTTTACTAAGTTTCTAATTGGAAGAGACGGGAAAGTAGTTGGACGTTTTGCACCGCAGACGAAGCCGGTGGATTTAGAGGTTGAGATTGAGAAGGCACTTGGAGAATAACTAGAAGTTTCACTTTATTAAAAAAAGCCTCAAAGAACAATGTAGTTCTTTGAGGCTTTTTCAAGATTAAATCGCTGAATGGAAGTCATTTGATTTAGGCGGAGAAGCTGCTTTTTTCATAAGAATTTCCCATAAGTGTACGGATTTTTCCCATTCTGCTGCGGCCTGCCCCTTTTGATACATAGCGTTTTCATAACTGAAAGTAAGCTGTTGCATATCATTCGAGTTGTAAAGTGTATCGATGTGGAGAGCATATTCTCGGAATGTTTGACTTTCACCTCGTGGTATACCGATTCGCGCAAATTGTTTTAAGAGTGCGCTGTAAGCTTTGCTATAAACAGCATCATCTTTTCGGTATTTATAGAAAAGAATAATAAAAAATGTAATCCATTTCATTCTAGTAGCGAAGAGAGTATAGCCGATGATACTAATTGGTATCGTAGAAAGGAACACGTACCACCAAGAAAGTTTATTTTTAGAATTTTTAATCTCTTTAGTAGGAGTTTCTTCTGTATTTTCTATTAAACTTTTAAGCTTTGCTTCATTGTTTCTTTGGTGCATTTGCGCGTTTGGAGAATTAGTTTCTTCGCTATTTTGTATAGTAGGAGCAGGAGTATTATTTGTGAAATTATAGGGATTCGTAAATCCTTTTGTTGGTTCGAATGGAATCCATCCGTATCCAGGGAAATATACTTCGACCCAAGAGTGTGCGTTATCGTTCGCGATTTTATAAACATCCTCACCTTCAGCACCCACAAGCGTATTATCAAGAGTTCCTTCTGTATAACCTTTTACCCAGCGAGCAGGGATACCGGCAGAACGAAGTAACACGATCATAGACGTCGAAAAATTATTACAGTAGCCGCTTTTTGTATCGAAAAGAAATTGATCAACATAATCTTGGTTTTTGGCAGGGAACAACACATTCATTGTTTCATATACGAAAGAATGGTCGGTGAAGTAGTTTTCGATAGCTAATACTTTATCATATCGGTTGTCTTTATCGTTTGTTAGATTAACAGCTAAGTCTTTTACTCGCTGTGGTAATGATTCGGGAAGTTGTGTGTACTTTGTTATGAAATAAGGATTCGTTTCTTGACCTTCATTCATTTTTACAGCTTTTAAGTTTTCTATGGAAAACTCCGGGACCTCATACGTTACTTTATATGAATGTAAAGTAGTAGAGGAATCTCCGTTCATCGTATAGATTTTTTCAGAAAATGGGTCAACGCTGTATGATACATCTGAAGAAGCTTCAACTGATATTAACCCTACTGGATAGGTAAGGTGAGGATAACTTTTTTGCATGTTGATTGTTGCCTTTGTTGTCTCCGTTTTTGTATTTTGTTCGTACCAGCTCACGACGTCGTTTTTATTTTTAAAAGAAATCTTTTTTTGATTTTCAGAAACCTCCCAGCCTTTTCCTGTATAAAAATCTTTCGTTTCGACTCTCCAATATTGTTTGTTTTTTGTTTGTGCTGTGAATACAATTGTAGGATCTGCCTTAAAAGGACCACCTAATCTCGAGTCATCTAAACCATACCCAATTTTAGAAACTTCTTGTTTTTTACTTGCTTCGGATGTATTGAATTTTAAAAAATCCATTGGGTTTGACCATTGAGGGCCAAATTTTGGAGCAAAGTATGCGATTGTTGCTAACAATACAATAAA
This Bacillus paramycoides DNA region includes the following protein-coding sequences:
- a CDS encoding DUF3925 domain-containing protein — protein: MKTAQHETISNREFYFVLYMMLLYVIGWVIDVNGLFLSSYFNLAGEIMLPIVGGIVGLFVMSINKQQRQ
- a CDS encoding transglutaminase TgpA family protein, translated to MITLQTKKQWDMTRFFMHACAFLLLLEWLRPLIGITNVGRLDIFVIFIGICFTLSFFQTRWQIPIKTFTILFIIHFLYYKNAFINPSWLMKFFTDISQNSSLLFQGNLLDISPVFPTLLFFLSFWFLSAFISFWMIHKKRGLLFLILTIIYITIFYNLHLYNANYAIIRTIVIGFFMLSLLRIERIKEMEHLQNYAREISKLLKPLTIFIVLLATIAYFAPKFGPQWSNPMDFLKFNTSEASKKQEVSKIGYGLDDSRLGGPFKADPTIVFTAQTKNKQYWRVETKDFYTGKGWEVSENQKKISFKNKNDVVSWYEQNTKTETTKATINMQKSYPHLTYPVGLISVEASSDVSYSVDPFSEKIYTMNGDSSTTLHSYKVTYEVPEFSIENLKAVKMNEGQETNPYFITKYTQLPESLPQRVKDLAVNLTNDKDNRYDKVLAIENYFTDHSFVYETMNVLFPAKNQDYVDQFLFDTKSGYCNNFSTSMIVLLRSAGIPARWVKGYTEGTLDNTLVGAEGEDVYKIANDNAHSWVEVYFPGYGWIPFEPTKGFTNPYNFTNNTPAPTIQNSEETNSPNAQMHQRNNEAKLKSLIENTEETPTKEIKNSKNKLSWWYVFLSTIPISIIGYTLFATRMKWITFFIILFYKYRKDDAVYSKAYSALLKQFARIGIPRGESQTFREYALHIDTLYNSNDMQQLTFSYENAMYQKGQAAAEWEKSVHLWEILMKKAASPPKSNDFHSAI
- the bsaA gene encoding glutathione peroxidase, whose protein sequence is MTVYNFTAKTITGEDKPLKDYEGKALLIVNVASKCGFTPQYKGLQEVYDKYKDQGLEILGFPCNQFGGQEPGTEADITSFCELNYGVNFPMFAKIDVKGDKAHPLYTYMTEQLPGLLGMKAVKWNFTKFLIGRDGKVVGRFAPQTKPVDLEVEIEKALGE
- a CDS encoding MBL fold metallo-hydrolase, with translation MKKVEQLSSHLYLIDDFDLQHNERTGTYVLLGEDITLIETCAAPSLPYILDGLQQLHINLNDVKNIIVTHVHLDHAGAAGLMMEKCPNATLYVHSRGARHMIDPTKLILGAKAVYKEDFDKLFDPILPIEEERVRIVQHGDTLKIAEDRTLTFYDTPGHAKHHISIHDSLTNGIFTGDTIGIYYRELADLGVELYLPSTSPSQFQPDAMIASKNHIQSMNVDTIYFGHYGASSNVTEVYNQLEHWLPIFVHTGKEVFEQYNDFDEATKALQTVLMDKISSHLTKLNVPSDHSVYNILHLDIEISAMGIIDYFTKQEKANSTIK